In the Phaseolus vulgaris cultivar G19833 chromosome 7, P. vulgaris v2.0, whole genome shotgun sequence genome, one interval contains:
- the LOC137829118 gene encoding uncharacterized protein — translation MYQGPRHFSSIAIPTTKALEINSDFLTLIRAYQFTAIEHEDPYSHLDTFYELVGTMGFQSGDLENVYMRLFSFSLAGKAKEWLKSLPNQSLTSWKDVEEKILQRFFPISRYIKAKSDIKMLLDAAAGGTMMALDVEQATIIIDALASTDYKAQHDGQDLQNKGLLENALLAKNKILTQQIEQLTAQMAKFPQQLYVVHSSQSQSQSIRCDFCGGVHPNGHYFYQNNSPEVEDPSMLERMIKVEDALTKIVSAQDNIVRAQDNSMAMIRSIEIQMRQLTKQISQIVEEQSGQFSVNRQTNSKEHCDNVVAEKEEKDEIEGKRDEKERSEEEKIKKKSENKERGFFEKDLSYPHSPSKSEKERKFFDKLLPKNYFAGNLKQDSTFERFRKNRSYIEEKNIELEDRYNVIIQKGLPKKFKDLGSFNLPVSIGALLVANALLDLGASVNIIPLAMLKKIGDLEIKPTKMTLKLADQVTKYPYGVVEDVLVKVDKFIFPVDFVVMDMKEDEEVPLILGRPFMKTARIIVDVDKGELQVRTQDEEGKNVYKRMDHRDIPP, via the exons atgtaccaaggaccaagacatttttctagtattgcaatacctACTACCAAGGCCTTGGAAATAAATTCCgattttctcactctcatccGTGCCTATCAATTTACAGCAATAGAACATGAGGATCCATATTCacatttggatacattttatgaattggtagGAACAATGGGTTTTCAATCAGGTgatcttgaaaatgtttatatgcgcttgttttctttttcattggcaGGAAAGGCTAAGGAATGGCTCAAATCACTTCCAAATCAGAGCCTCACTAGCTGGaaggatgtagaggaaaaaattttgcaaagattttttccaatttctcgctacatcaaagcaaa atctgacataaagatgctcctagatgctgcagctggtggcacaatgatggcccttgatgtagaacaagcgACAATAATTATTGATGCATTGGCATCAACTGATTATAAAGCCCAACATGATGGACAAGATCTTCAGAATAAAGGGTTGTTAGAAAATGCACTCTTGGCTAAAAATAAGATTCTGACACAACAGATTGAGCAACTAACtgcacaaatggctaaattcccccaacaattatatgttgttcattCATCTCAAAGCCAAAGTCAGTCAAtcaggtgtgatttttgtggaggtgttcatcctaatggtcactATTTTTATCAGAACAATTCACCTGAAGTTGAGGATCCATCCATGCTTGAAAGAATGATTAAAGTTGAAGACGCTCTGACAAAGATTGTGAGCGCGCAGGACAATATTGTGAGAGCGCAGGACAATAGCATGGCCATGATTAGGAGTATAGAGATCCAGATGAGACAGCTGACCAAACAAATTTCACAAATTGTGGAGGAACAAAGTGGCCAGTTTTCAGTCAATAGGCAAACCAATTCAAAAGAGCATTGCGATAATGTAGtggctgaaaaagaagaaaaagatgagaTAGAGGGGAAGAGAGATGAGAAAGAGAGAAGTGAGgaggaaaaaataaagaagaaaagtgaaaataaggagagaggattttttgaaaaagatttatcatatcctcattCTCCTTCAAAAAGcgagaaggaaagaaaattctttgataaattgctccctaaaaattattttgcaggaaatttgaagcaagattcaacatttgaaagatttcgaaagaataggagctatattgaagaaaaaaatatagagCTGGAGGATAGATACAATGTCATTATTCAAAAAGGCTTGCCTAAAAAATTCAAGGACCTAGGGAGTTTTAACCTTCCCGTGTCTATAGGTGCTTTATTAGTAGCCAATGCTTTATTGGATTTGGGAGCAAGCGTAAATATAATTCCTTTGGCAATGTTGAAGAAAATAGGTGATTTGGAGATTAAACCCACCAAGATGACTTTAAAGTTAGCTGATCAAGTAACCAAGTATCcatatggtgtggttgaagatgttctcgtcaaggtggataaattcatatttcctgtggattttgttgtgatggacatgaaagaagatgaggaggTTCCCTTGATACTTGGAAGACCCTTTATGAAGACTGCTAGAATCATAGTTGATGTCGACAAAGGAGAACTTCAAGTTAGAACTCAAGATGAGGAG GGGAAGAATGTGTACAAAAGGATGGATCATAGAGATATTCCACCTTGA